The Octadecabacter arcticus 238 genomic sequence CTGCGAGGAACAGATCAACAGGACCGTCGACTTGAGCCAACAGGTCTGGCAGCGCCGTCGGATCGCCGACGTCATCCTTGGTTAAATCACAGCAGACGATCTCGCCACTGACAAAATCAAGACCGAGGTGGAGCTTGCGCCAAGAGCGCCGTTTGCGCTTTATTTTGTGCTTCTCCTCGAGCCAGTCACCCTCGCCGAAGATTTTTAGGCCAGTACTGTCCACGACCAAATGGACTGGCTTACCGCCTCCGGGCTTCTGCGTCGCACGCAGTGTTAGCCCACTGCTCCTGCGCGATAAGGTGGAGAAATCAGGCACTGCGATTTCAACCCCAAGCAACCCCGCGATACTGCGCATCAGGCCTTGGGTCTGGCGCAGCGGTTGTTTGAAAACCACGCCCAGCGTCAGACAAATCTCAACCGCTAGGTCCGAATACTTACGCTGGTCACCTCGGGTTGTCCGAGGCGGTGCCGACCACAGGCCAAGCGCGTCTTTGCTGATCCAAACAGTCAGATCACCGCGTTGTCGCAGGCCTTCGTTGTATTCGGACCAGTTGGTCACCCGTTGCTTTTGCTTCGTGATATTGTCACGACGAGCGGCGTTGAACTTGTGCGGCATTTAGAGCATCCTGAAAGGAACTGACCGCCTCGATATCAGCGCAGGGGCGATCCCTGCAACAACTCCACGCTGGTATGAGTTCAGATAGATGTGAGACAAAATTTTGTTGCCAAGATTTAGGCGACCTCGGAGACTGAGAATTGAAAGAAACCAGCTCACGAGGCCATTATGCAAATCATCGGACTGCACAAGAACGTTTATAAACTTTATGCTTGGGCGCGGACACAAGAATGTTTGGACGTGTACCGTATCAAATACGAAGGTCAGGTTCGGCAATGGGACGACTTACGTACAGAGGGCGTTTCTCTATCAAAGTGCGCTGAATTCGTCGGCATCTCGCGCGCGACATATTACTGTCACAAGCGTATTTTGAAGGATTTGGCGCAGGCAATCATACCGCCTTCAAAGGCTCCCAAACGCTGCAACAAGTCACAGTGGGGCGAGGCAGAAAAGCAATTGGTGCTTGAGGCCCGCCGCGACAATGAAACCTACGGTAAGGAGAAAATAGGGGCCATCTTGCGTCGCGACAAAAAGCAAACCATGAGCGATAGCACCGTGGGGCGCATTTTGAGCTTTCTAAGGAAAAAAGGCCTGATCACACGATCAAGATCTGCGCCCCAAAAGCGCAAGCGTAATTTTTCCAAGGGGCATGCCAAGAGATGGAAATATAGGGATTACAAAGATATTGTGGTTGGCGAGCGTGTGCAGATCGATCATATGACTGCCACGAAGAACGGCGTCACGTGCAAACACTTTCAAGCCTGGGAGAGGTGTAGCAAGCATATCCACGCGCAAGTTTATTCGAATGCCACGGCACGCTCTGCCAAACGGTTTTTGCAAGAACTCGTGGAAATAGCTCCCTATAAGATCATCTCAATTCAAGTCGATGGCGGGTCTGAGTTTATGGCCGATTTTGAGACAGCGTGCGAACAGATGGAGATCCCGCTCATTGTGCTGCCGCCAGCAAGGCCAAAATACAACGGTGGTGTCGAGCGCGGTAACCGCACCTTCCGCGAAGAGTTCTATGCATGTCGTGATCTCATTGCCGACAGCATAGGAGCGATGCGGTTTGAACTTCGAAAAGCCGTCGATAAATACAACACATTCAGGCCTCATCATGCCTTGAAAGGCAAGACACCAATGGAGTAAATTCGAATCACTCAGGCCAAAGTCGTGTGAGTCTCAAAACACCTGAACTTATACAACCTATACACTTGACGATACCATATACGCTGGTTAGGAAATAATTGTTACGATCTATATGTAGCGCCATTCAAATTTAGCCGTTACTCTTTTGTAACGCTATATAGTCAATAAAAGGAATATAATCATGGCCGTAAGCAAAATGAACTCTTCAAGCAGCCTTGCAGAAGTTGTCGATCGCATTCTGGATAAGGGTGTTGTGATCGATGCATGGGTACGCGTATCGCTTGTAGGTATCGAATTAATCGCCGTTGAAGCACGTGTGGTTATTGCCGGTGTTGACACTTACCTTAAGTACGCTGAGGCCGTAGGTCTTACTGCTGAAGCATAAACTGGCTGACGTCAGGATGGGATGAAATCCCACGCCCTTATGGGTGTGGGATTTCATCTAAATTACTTGTCAATGAATTCAGGAAGTGAGGTATCAAGGTGAATCTAACAGCAGAAATGTCGCGATTAATCCATTCTTTCGAGGTTTCACGTACTAAAAGATTGCGTGAGATTAACGAAATTAAACAATCGCTTACGCGTCAAATCAAGGAGGGACGAACGTCATTACATCTCATATCCTCCGAATTAAATGAATCCATTCAGCTCGACCTGAAGACTATTTCGCAGTATGTCACTGCAAATCGTAATGCAGTTTCAAGTTCGATTCTACACTACAAAGCTGGTCGACAAGTAAGCACAAAGGCGCTGAGGGCGAGACTGGAAACTGACCGTATTAGTCTAACCGCTACAGTGAAAAAAATCTTGTTTGATTTTCAGCAGGACCGGATCGCCGAACGAGCATCTATACTAAATAATGCCTCAAGCCGTATGGGATTGGTAAGGAAAAGTGTAGTGACTTCCACCCCTGCATCGCCTGCAGCCAAGACCAGCAGTCCTACCCCTGCATCGCCTGCAGCCAAGACCAGCAGTCCTTCCCCTGCATCGCCTGCAGCCAAGACCAGCAGTCCTTCCCCTGCAGCCAAGACTAGCAGTCCTACCCCTGCAGCCAAGACCAGCAGTCCTACCCCTGCATCGCCTGCAGCCAAGACCAGCAGTCCTTCCCCTGCAACGCCTGCAGCCAAGACCAGCAGTCCTTCCCCTGCAGCCAAGACTAGCAGTCCTACCCCTGCAGCCAAGACCAGCAGTCCTACCCCTGCATCGCCTGCAGCCAAGACCAGCAGTCCTTCCCCTGCAACGCCTGCAGCCAAGACCAGCAGTCCTACACTCCCAGCGTTTCCGTTTAAGACCAGTAGTCCGAAAAAATAGGTCTTGTGAATAATATTCCGACGTTTGGTAATTTAAAAAACCGAGCCAAGTTGCCGAAAAGCAATTTTTTGGCTCGGTGTAATGGTCCTATATTTCACTTGCGGCCCTTAGGTGCGGTAAATAACTTTTCCGATATTTTTTGCTCAGAAGATCTGCTAGAAGAACTGGAAGTATAATATGGTCAATCGCTCGTGGTCAGATAATCCCAGGCTCGCCGGGCTGAATACTCAGCGATCGCGTTTTTTAGGCGATCGTATCATAAGATCGGCGGGGCGCAGCAGTGGGAGCATAGAGATTACTCTGCCAGTCAAGTTACAAGTGCTTCAAGGTGTAATGTGTAGGGTCGAATTGAAAGATGGTATTGCTGCCGAATTGGTTCTTCATCCCGATTTTACTCCGCTTTTGCCTCATTTTGATACAGTTTGGAACTTGCTAGCTCAATCGCTTAAGCCAATTGATGATATTGGAGAGTTTTGGGAGGGTGACTACGTCCTGGGCCTGTTTCCTGAGATGTCGCAAAATGGGCGGCCGATCCTCTCCTATGCAGACGCACTGGCGATCCAGGACACCTTTCCCGACGTCGATGTTGTGAAAACTGATGGTATTAAGCATGTACTAGAGCCATTCGCCAGAATTATCGAGAGCCTGGCTGTTGTGGCGGCCATCCGTCTAGGTCTGTCGGCTTCGACGGCCGCAATGTTTGGCAACCAACTTTCTTATATCGCGAGCGGAGTAGCGACGGGAACTATTGATGAATTTGCGCGCGGCTCACTTCTAGACGAAACAGCACAGATTGGGTGGTGTCGAGACAGCCCTTGGGCTGTTGAAACTTGGATTTCTGCTCAGCCAAGGATCGAAAGCATACTCGACCGATGCTTACTCTGGGACAAAAATCCACTGTTGTTCACACAGCAGCGGCAGCTTTGGTATCAGGCCCGCAGATTTGAAACACGCGCTCATACGGAGCGCTCTTAATGGAAAATGCAAGGCCAAGCTTTGCTAAGGAGATGCAGATGAACAGTATTTCGAGAGCCGCCAATTCTGGTGGTCCAGACACTTTAACTACAATGATGCCAGAGGCTCGAAAGGACTTTGTGCAGACGGACAGCGTAAAATCCGTTTCTCGGCGTGCGTTGGCCTATATCAACGCCGGCTATTCAGTTCACTTCCGCGGGCCGGCGGGCACTGGCAAGACCACGATGGCAATGCACACAGCAGCGCTTCTTGGCCGTCCGGTAGTGATGATCACTGGTGACGAAGAGATGGTAACTTCGAACCTTGTTGGTGCCGAAAGCGGCTATAATTACCGAAAAGTCACCGATAATTATATCCATACCGTCAGTAAGGTTGAAGAAAGTTCGGACAGGTCATGGAATGATCACCGGCTTACTACAGCGTGCCGAGAAGGCTATACTCTAATTTATGATGAATTCACTAGGTCGCGGGCTGAAGCAAACAACGTACTTCTGAGCGTGCTAGAAGAAGGTATCCTAGTTTTGCCAGCACAGAACCGGGGTGAGCCCTTTATTAAGGTACACCCCGATTTCAGGGTAATATTCACAAGCAACCCACAAGAATATGCTGGCGTGCACGACGCACAGGACGCTCTCAGCGACCGGATCGTGACCATCGACATTGGAGCGGCTGACCGCGAACTAGAGGTTTCCATAGCCTCCTCCCGGTCCGGTTTGGAAGTAGCTAAAACGGCGCCAATTGTGGATATGGTTCGAGCATTCCGAGATACTGGCGAATATGATCAAACGCCTACGCTTCGTGCCTGTATCATGATCTGCCGCATGGTAGCTAATGAAAAGCTTAACCCAACGATTGATGATTCATATTTCGTACAGATCTGCCTTGATGTTCTCGGCTCCAAATCGATGTTTGGTGCCAAAGAGCAGGGCAAGCGGACCCAACAAGAAAAATTACTTCTCGATAATCTAAGCCATCACTGCCCATCCCCTCCCCCCTCAAAGCCATCGGCCAAAGAAGCCGAAGCTAAACCTAGGTCAATACAGGCGACCTCGAGAGGTCCAGCATGAAAACCAACGCAAAGCAGGCCCTCAAAGGATTGCGGGATATAGGAACTGTTCGAACAGTCTTGCAACGACAGCATAAAAATGAACGTTCCCATTTAGTTGGACGGTTCGCGCGTCTTGACGCCGAGCGCACACGAATTGAACGAGAGATAGCCATGTGGTCAGCTCGAAAAACATCGGCTGAGGTTTTATTATTATCGGTCCTTACTGAGATTGATGCAATACGACCAATGCTAATTGACGAACCACTACAGAAAAAAACGCGCTCTAAGGGAAAAAGTAAGGCTTTGTCCAACGCTCTCGATTCGAATACGGATCTGCATCATTCGGTGTCACTTAATTACTAGGGCAGAACCAAAGCCGCTTCGCTGTAAGTGAGGATTGGAACAGCCATAAAGAGGGTTGCGATGAAGAAGAAAAAGACGGGAGAGGAGCAATCTACTGATGATGCACCGAAAACTTTGCTCCATGAATTATGTCGCGGCTTGATTGATCTCGTGAGTTTGCTTGGCAAAATTGACGAGGGGTTCAAGGAGCACAAGGGTAAATTTCGGGTCAAAGGACTTGGTAACGGTGCCCGTGGTACCTACGGATCTAGCATGCGTAGCGGCCTTGGCGGCAGACGACCGCGGGTTCGACCTATCGACAATATACGGAGCATCGGCGAAGCAGCGCTAGTGGTTGACGACAAGCCTTTCGGCAATGTACGCACCCGCGAAGCAGGACCAGTGGCTGACGTGTTGATAAAACCGTTGGTTGACGTTTTTGATGGAGACAGCGAAATCATAATTACGGCGGAGCTTCCGGGCGTTTTGGAAGCCGAAATTGTGACCGCATTCGCTGATAGTTTGTTGATCATCACTACAAATGGAGAGAAGCAATACGCCACAGAAATTATGCTTCCAGAAGCTGTTTCTGTTTCGAGCCTAACGCAATCCTACAACAATGGGATGCTAGAGTTACGGGTTAAGAAGGCGGCTCTTGGAATAGGAGGCAAAGAGAATGACGGATGAGAAAAAAGTCAATAGCAAGTACCTTTATGCTATCATACAATGTCGGGAGCCACGGGAACTTAAAGCCCGTGGGATCGGCGAGCGCGGCGATGTAGTTCATACTGTAGTCCATAAAGGGTTAGCGGCGGTAGTTAGTGACTCACCGGTAATGGAATACGACCAAAGTCGCAGAAACATGATGGCACACACCGCCGTTCTAGAAGAGCTGATGGAGGAATTCACTCTGCTTCCAGTTCGCTTCAATACAGTTGCCCCCGAGGCTGTTGCTATTGAAGAACGCTTATTGGTACCCCGACACGACGAATTCACACAATTGCTTGGACAAATTGATAAACGTGTCGAGCTAGGCCTAAAAGCATTTTGGCACGATGGAATGATTTTTGGAGAAGTTTTGCGGGAGAACGATTCTATCCGAAAAATGCGAGATTCTTTGAAAGGCCAGTCCGTTGATGGAAGCTATTACGAGCGCATTCAATTAGGTGAAAAAATTGAAAAGGCGCTGACAGAAAAACGGCTGGAAGACGAGGAAATGATACTTTCGCGGATCAGGCCACATGTCCACAAATCGAGAAGCAACAAAACCATTGGAGACCGCATGGTTCTGAATGGGGCATTTCTTGTCGATGCCGAGAAGGAATCCAAATTTGACGAGGCGGTTCAATCACTCGACCAAGATCTCTCCGATCGCCTGATGTTCAAATATGTTGGTCCAGTTCCACCCTATAATTTTGTAAACATCGTCGTGAATTGGGGGGAATCATAGCCCACATGAGCATTATTTTGAACACCCTTATGGGGCCGCTGATCGGCCCAATGAAAGGTCTTCTCTGGGTTGCAGAGCAAATAAAAGACCAGGCTGACGCCGAGCTCTATGACGACAGCAAGATCCTTGTAGCGCTTTCCGAACTTGAGCTAAGCTTCGACCTTGAACAGATCGAACTCAAGGAATTTGAGGCCCAAGAGGACGTTTTACTGCAACGACTGCAAGCGATACGAAAGGCAAAGCAAAATGACACAGACTAAACCAACAACCAACCATAACACGGGTTCTAAGAAGTCCTTATCACCTCCAATATCCGAGGCTGAAGCAAAAGTTGCCCCACCACCAGCACCACGCCTTATCGATATCATCGAAGGAGCAAAGCTCCAACTGGGTAGTATTTTGAGCTATCCCATAGATGGTGTCACCGGCGTAAAAAAGGTGGAAGATGGTTGGGAACTCTTGATGACTTTGATCGAACTTACGCGAATTCCTTCTAGTTCCGACGTCCTTGCTGAGTATGCAGTAAGCCTTGATAGAACCGGAGAAATTGTAAGTTACAAGCAGATCCAACGTTTCCTTCGTAATCAGGTCGGTATTGACGATGGCGAATAATATTTAAGAAATTTAGCAATGAAAGCTGGGTGATTTCGATGAACAATGGAAAGATGGAGCATTCGCTCGACGCCACAAACCTTGCCGATATCCTTGAGCGGGTACTAGACAAGGGCATAGTCATCGCCGGAGATGTCACGATTTCTTTGGTTGGCGTGGAACTGCTTAATATCAAACTGCGTCTACTGATAGCATCGGTCGACAAGGCTATGGAAATGGGTATCAATTGGTGGGCGCATGACCCTTACCTCACAGCTGGAGCACAGGCTCCAGTAGGAGTTGACCCTGCCATGCTGGAGAGGATGGATCGCCTAGAGGCGGCTCTTGCGAAAGCCTTGGCATCAAACCAAACTACGCCAGCAGAAGGACAAAGTTCGTGAGGGCACAAAAGGTGATACCCGCCGCAGAAGAGAACATCTCTGGAAACGTGGGGCTTTATGTTTGTGCAATAGTGGCGGAGCGAGTGTCTTGCAGTGCGTTGATACAATGCGCGAATGATGCGCCTGGAGAAATTCAACTAATTGGGCATGGGGATTTTACTGCCGTTGTAATGGTGCCGGAAAAGGATCAACTGGTCAGCCCAGATCGAAAGGAATTAATGCAACAGCTGCTGGTTCATCAGCAGCTTATCGAAAAGTTCATGGAAATCGCTCCCGTACTGCCAGTAAAATTTGCAACGCTCGCGCCAAATCGTGAAAGTGTTGAGCTTGGCCTTGAAGTAGGAAGTGAGAAATTTTCTGCCGCCTTTAATAGCTTGTCTGGTAAGGTGCAGTTCGAGGTTATCGTGACCTGGGATGTTGCCGAGGTCTTTGCGGAAATTGCCAAAGAGCCTGCTGTTGCGAAACTGAAGGTTGATCTTGCGGCAATGCCAGAAAGTTATGGTTCAGTAAGTTTGGAGCAGCTCGGAAAACTTGTAAAAGAAACTCTCGAACTTCGGCGGGCAGAAACAGGTAAAGTTCTGTTGGATGCGCTGGTACAAGTTGGCGTTGATAATGTAGTTAACTCTATCCTAGACGACAGCATAATTCTGAATCTAGCCTTGCTCGTTGAAGCTAAAAGGGCAGATGCATTTGACCGCTGCCTAGATGAGCTAGACAGCACCTATCATGGGGCTTTGACTTTTAGATGCGTTGGTCCGTTGCCACCGCACAGTTTTGCGACGGTCGAAATCACATATCTGGAACCCGCTAAGGTCACGGAAGCTTGTGATATTTTGGAACTTGACGTCGCCCGTAGTACTGAGGAAGTGCGTTCAGCATATCATCGTCTTGCTAGAAAGTCACATCCGGACATCGTGCCGGATGTAGCCGTGGGCGAGACTGCCAGTGTGAGTATGGCAGTGCTTACCGACGCCTATAAGACACTTTTGTCTTTTGTCGGTGCGGGTGGCTCGGTAGTCGTTTCGGTCCAGCGGCAGGAAGCTTCCTATGCTGCAGATATAATCTCAAGTGCGGGATAAAAGGTTTTAAATGAGCTCTGCAACATCAATTGTCTATGTCTACGGTGTTCTCACTAACTGCTCTGATCTTGTTTTGGACTTTCCTCCGGGTGATCTCGCGGGAATTGTCGAGAGTGGCCCACTAAGAATACTGCCGTTTGGTGATATTGGTGCGCTTGTGTGCGATTTTATATTACCGGATGGCAGTGATCTTAAAACTATTCTAGAGGACAGCCGGTCGGCCGAGCGGATGATCCTCAATCACCACTTGGTGCTGGCAGACATGGTTAGCCGTTATACAATATTACCTCTCAGGTTTGGGGCTGTGTTTGCTGAAGATGCGGGCGTCATCGCCGCACTGGGTGGGCGTTACAGCACATTGCAGAAAGAGCTTGACCGTATAGATGGGGCGATCGAATGGGGCGTGAAATCATTCTGCAATAGGAAGATGTTTAGCGAATGTGTCGCCGAAACTGTCTCTGAGATCAGCGTTCTTGAAAAAGAAATTGCGGATCAGGGTGAGGGAAAGGCTTTTTTCCTGCGTCGACGAATTCAACGCTTAATCCTTGATGAGGTTGAGAAAACTCTCGAACAGTGTCTTGTCGGGGCGCAAGATCAGTTGAAGTCGCGTGCTATTGAAGAGACTTTGGTCAAGCTTCAACCTCCCACAGTACATGGACACAAGCATGAAATGGTCAGCAATAGATCATATTTGATTGCTCGAGGCGCAGAGGACGCGTTTATGCAATCGCTTGATGACTTGCGAGTGGTCTATGCGCCATTTGGTTTCGATTACCAAATAAATGGTCCTTGGCCTGCCTACAGTTTTTCAGACCAACAGCTCGGAGGCGGCGTAAATGACAAATGAGACACAAGGTGGACAGGATCTAGCACTTGCCGATCTGTTGGATCGTGCGCTCAGCACCGGTGTCGTCATCTGGGGCGAAGCGACCATCTCCTTGGCCGGTGTCGATCTCGTTTATGTTGGACTAAAAGTTCTAGTTGCATCAGTTGATGCCGCGCAACGGATGAAAGATGCCAGTCTGGTTGACCGGCCAACAGACGGGGGGCAATAAATATGACAAAACTTTATGTCTATGGGATCGTTGGGGCTACCCACTTTGATGTCAAGCTGCCCAATGGGCATGATGAAGCCCCTGTGTTTGCGATTGTCAGCGGCGATCTTGCTGTTGCTGTGAGTTCCTTAGAACGATCGGCTGTTGAAGCTTCGGCTGCGAATGTCTGGCTACATGAGAATGTCTTAAGCGCGTTGATGGAGGGACACGCGGTACTTCCGATGCGCTTCGGGACAATTGCCACTGGAGCCGCGCAGCTTCTAGGCGACATCGTGAAGCGGCGGGGACAATTGATGAAAGATTTGACAAGGCTTGATGGGAAAGTTGAAATTGCACTGCGCATATCTGGAAAGAATAGGGAGAAAGTCGAGCAGCGGATTGCCGGACAAATTGTGGATACGAACGTCACCCAAGGTGTGGCCTATTTGCAGGAAAAGCAGCAAAATCTTTATGGCTCCTTTTATACGCAGTCGTCGGTGCAATGTGCTAGGCGCGCGATCCGCTCCCAGCTGGATCCTTTTATAGTAGAGGCTATTTGGCCAACTGACGAGCCTCAGATGTTGCCCTTCAGGGCATCCTGTCTGATCAAGAAGGGTGACATAGCTCGTTTTGTGCAAACCGTGGATGACGTCGTAGTGAAGGTTTCGGATATCCGCGTGACATGCACTGGACCGTGGGCACCTTATTCATTTGTAGGGCAATCTGGAAGCGAGGCTGAGACATGAAAACGCAAAATGATACTCAATTCGATTCGATGAAAAAAATATTGACCGACTCTGGGGGGGGAGATCCCAATCCGAACGGCTCTCCCGACCAAACGCAACATGCATCCCTGCCTTCAAACCTCTCGACCGACCCCGAGACGGCAGCTGACGACCTTGTAAAACTTGTACTGGCTGTAATCGATACAGTACGACAAGTAATGGAACGGCAAGCCATCCGTCGGGTTGATAGCGGTGCTCTGGCAGACGAAGAAATTGAACGACTTGGCCTCACACTGATGCGTCTTGAAGAGCGAATGGCAGATCTGAAATCCCATTTTGGCCTGTCTAACGAAGACCTGAATCTTAACTTTGGAACTGTCCAGGATCTCAAGGATATCTTGAACGATGAAGAATAGCAGTGGCACATTTCTGGTTATGGTCTGAATGGGCCGTGTTGGAGTTATGCCCAAAAGTGTAGCGCGACAATCTAGATGAGAAGAGCGCGTCAATCAGGATGAGAATCCGTGGTCGCAACATTTTTGATGTTGGTGGGTTTTTCCGCCGCGATCAAGGTTTTTGTGGTTTTTGATTGTCGCTGCGCGTCAATCAGGCACTGACAGCGCGCATGAGGCCCACTACACCGACGAGGGTCAAGGCGCGGCGGATGTTATAGGCCAGTGCCGTCAGACTGAACGGTTCTGTCGCAAATTTTGTTGAAGTTTGAGTGTGGGGATCGGCTGGACACAATTACGCTCCGAGCGCCGCAAATTGCTGAAACGCGGTAAGGCCGTTGGCATGGAGCTGCCCCTTTCGGATCATGTGCGCGGTCTCGATCCCAGCCAGTGTCGCCTCGGCAGAATGGAAGGCCTTGAAGCCAAGCATCGGGCCCGTGATCCGTTTTACGAAGCGATGATCCTGTTCGATGATGTTGTTGAGGTATTTGACCTGCAGGATCTTGATCGTGTTGCCGGAGCCCGTGAACTTCAGGATCACATTGACGCTTTGCAGACCCGCCAGATTAGCGCCGCTTTTGTCGATGACAACACGGTCAGGCACGCCGTTCGTGCCAATTGCGCGCTTGAAAAATCGGCGGGCTGCCGCCTTGTCGCGACGCTCAGACAGCATAAAATCAAGGGTTTTCCCTGTGTTGTCGACCGCCCGGTAATAGTAGGTCCATTTGCCCTTAACCTTGATGTATGTTTCGTCCATGCGCCAAGATACTGCAGTTGGCTTCTTCCGGGCTTGCGCTTGTGTCGCCAGCAGCGGCGCAAACTTAACTACCCAACGGTTCAAGGTTCCATGATCAACATCAACGCCACGCTCCTCCATGATCTCTTCAAGATCACGGTATGAGACCGGGTAGCGAAGATAAAAGAAGACCGCGAAAAGGATCACGTCCTTCGGGAAGTGCATACCCTTGAAATCGATCATGGCTCTACATCCCTTACCCGTTATGGTTGCCCACAAAATATTGCGCCATTACGTGTCACCGCGAAAGACAAAAAACTTTGCGACAGAACCTTGGGAGTTACCTCTATTCTTGATCTGACCGCGCCGCTCGGCACTGCCATAGCGCTTGCGCCGTTGCTTTTGACATCTCAGATGGGTGTGAAGGTCGCCACCGTTACGCTTGTCTGCATAGAGATGCTGGTAGATCCATTCTGGGCT encodes the following:
- a CDS encoding GvpL/GvpF family gas vesicle protein — protein: MTDEKKVNSKYLYAIIQCREPRELKARGIGERGDVVHTVVHKGLAAVVSDSPVMEYDQSRRNMMAHTAVLEELMEEFTLLPVRFNTVAPEAVAIEERLLVPRHDEFTQLLGQIDKRVELGLKAFWHDGMIFGEVLRENDSIRKMRDSLKGQSVDGSYYERIQLGEKIEKALTEKRLEDEEMILSRIRPHVHKSRSNKTIGDRMVLNGAFLVDAEKESKFDEAVQSLDQDLSDRLMFKYVGPVPPYNFVNIVVNWGES
- a CDS encoding GvpL/GvpF family gas vesicle protein, producing the protein MSSATSIVYVYGVLTNCSDLVLDFPPGDLAGIVESGPLRILPFGDIGALVCDFILPDGSDLKTILEDSRSAERMILNHHLVLADMVSRYTILPLRFGAVFAEDAGVIAALGGRYSTLQKELDRIDGAIEWGVKSFCNRKMFSECVAETVSEISVLEKEIADQGEGKAFFLRRRIQRLILDEVEKTLEQCLVGAQDQLKSRAIEETLVKLQPPTVHGHKHEMVSNRSYLIARGAEDAFMQSLDDLRVVYAPFGFDYQINGPWPAYSFSDQQLGGGVNDK
- a CDS encoding Hsp20/alpha crystallin family protein → MKKKKTGEEQSTDDAPKTLLHELCRGLIDLVSLLGKIDEGFKEHKGKFRVKGLGNGARGTYGSSMRSGLGGRRPRVRPIDNIRSIGEAALVVDDKPFGNVRTREAGPVADVLIKPLVDVFDGDSEIIITAELPGVLEAEIVTAFADSLLIITTNGEKQYATEIMLPEAVSVSSLTQSYNNGMLELRVKKAALGIGGKENDG
- a CDS encoding gas vesicle protein, translated to MTNETQGGQDLALADLLDRALSTGVVIWGEATISLAGVDLVYVGLKVLVASVDAAQRMKDASLVDRPTDGGQ
- a CDS encoding gas vesicle protein K → MKTQNDTQFDSMKKILTDSGGGDPNPNGSPDQTQHASLPSNLSTDPETAADDLVKLVLAVIDTVRQVMERQAIRRVDSGALADEEIERLGLTLMRLEERMADLKSHFGLSNEDLNLNFGTVQDLKDILNDEE
- a CDS encoding GvpL/GvpF family gas vesicle protein, coding for MTKLYVYGIVGATHFDVKLPNGHDEAPVFAIVSGDLAVAVSSLERSAVEASAANVWLHENVLSALMEGHAVLPMRFGTIATGAAQLLGDIVKRRGQLMKDLTRLDGKVEIALRISGKNREKVEQRIAGQIVDTNVTQGVAYLQEKQQNLYGSFYTQSSVQCARRAIRSQLDPFIVEAIWPTDEPQMLPFRASCLIKKGDIARFVQTVDDVVVKVSDIRVTCTGPWAPYSFVGQSGSEAET
- a CDS encoding gas vesicle protein, which produces MNNGKMEHSLDATNLADILERVLDKGIVIAGDVTISLVGVELLNIKLRLLIASVDKAMEMGINWWAHDPYLTAGAQAPVGVDPAMLERMDRLEAALAKALASNQTTPAEGQSS
- a CDS encoding integrase core domain-containing protein, yielding MQIIGLHKNVYKLYAWARTQECLDVYRIKYEGQVRQWDDLRTEGVSLSKCAEFVGISRATYYCHKRILKDLAQAIIPPSKAPKRCNKSQWGEAEKQLVLEARRDNETYGKEKIGAILRRDKKQTMSDSTVGRILSFLRKKGLITRSRSAPQKRKRNFSKGHAKRWKYRDYKDIVVGERVQIDHMTATKNGVTCKHFQAWERCSKHIHAQVYSNATARSAKRFLQELVEIAPYKIISIQVDGGSEFMADFETACEQMEIPLIVLPPARPKYNGGVERGNRTFREEFYACRDLIADSIGAMRFELRKAVDKYNTFRPHHALKGKTPME
- a CDS encoding gas vesicle protein GvpG, whose amino-acid sequence is MSIILNTLMGPLIGPMKGLLWVAEQIKDQADAELYDDSKILVALSELELSFDLEQIELKEFEAQEDVLLQRLQAIRKAKQNDTD
- the gvpA gene encoding gas vesicle structural protein GvpA — protein: MAVSKMNSSSSLAEVVDRILDKGVVIDAWVRVSLVGIELIAVEARVVIAGVDTYLKYAEAVGLTAEA
- the gvpO gene encoding gas vesicle protein GvpO, whose product is MTQTKPTTNHNTGSKKSLSPPISEAEAKVAPPPAPRLIDIIEGAKLQLGSILSYPIDGVTGVKKVEDGWELLMTLIELTRIPSSSDVLAEYAVSLDRTGEIVSYKQIQRFLRNQVGIDDGE
- a CDS encoding GvpL/GvpF family gas vesicle protein yields the protein MRAQKVIPAAEENISGNVGLYVCAIVAERVSCSALIQCANDAPGEIQLIGHGDFTAVVMVPEKDQLVSPDRKELMQQLLVHQQLIEKFMEIAPVLPVKFATLAPNRESVELGLEVGSEKFSAAFNSLSGKVQFEVIVTWDVAEVFAEIAKEPAVAKLKVDLAAMPESYGSVSLEQLGKLVKETLELRRAETGKVLLDALVQVGVDNVVNSILDDSIILNLALLVEAKRADAFDRCLDELDSTYHGALTFRCVGPLPPHSFATVEITYLEPAKVTEACDILELDVARSTEEVRSAYHRLARKSHPDIVPDVAVGETASVSMAVLTDAYKTLLSFVGAGGSVVVSVQRQEASYAADIISSAG
- the gvpN gene encoding gas vesicle protein GvpN, whose product is MNSISRAANSGGPDTLTTMMPEARKDFVQTDSVKSVSRRALAYINAGYSVHFRGPAGTGKTTMAMHTAALLGRPVVMITGDEEMVTSNLVGAESGYNYRKVTDNYIHTVSKVEESSDRSWNDHRLTTACREGYTLIYDEFTRSRAEANNVLLSVLEEGILVLPAQNRGEPFIKVHPDFRVIFTSNPQEYAGVHDAQDALSDRIVTIDIGAADRELEVSIASSRSGLEVAKTAPIVDMVRAFRDTGEYDQTPTLRACIMICRMVANEKLNPTIDDSYFVQICLDVLGSKSMFGAKEQGKRTQQEKLLLDNLSHHCPSPPPSKPSAKEAEAKPRSIQATSRGPA
- a CDS encoding IS6 family transposase, which encodes MIDFKGMHFPKDVILFAVFFYLRYPVSYRDLEEIMEERGVDVDHGTLNRWVVKFAPLLATQAQARKKPTAVSWRMDETYIKVKGKWTYYYRAVDNTGKTLDFMLSERRDKAAARRFFKRAIGTNGVPDRVVIDKSGANLAGLQSVNVILKFTGSGNTIKILQVKYLNNIIEQDHRFVKRITGPMLGFKAFHSAEATLAGIETAHMIRKGQLHANGLTAFQQFAALGA